AAAAGGTCTTGGATCCCCCCATAGTCTTGTATCCTCAAGGATCAATGGGCAATGATTTAACAGCCCTCTCGGACCCCCTTTCAAGCGAGTATCTGGGAACTCCTCAAGCCACTCTAGACTGACCAGAATCCTATCAATGCGGCTGCAAGATTGACCTCGAAACCATGTGAATTTTCAATTAGTTAGCGGTAAATCTACAACTTGTAAATCTTGCACCCACTCCTTAAAATCCTATGCAGATGCTGGTAGACTAACAACGTCTTTCCTTTCCTCTAGTCGTAGTATCTCATTAAAGTCTCCCATGAAATAAAACGGAACCTGACATAAACCCACCATATAGCTTAACTCTTCCCACATCACCAGTTTCTCACTCTGCACATGTGCACCATATACCAAGTAGAAAGCacagttaaaattatttttagtcagCATATCTTCAATACAAAGCCAACCATCCCCTTTATAGCAATTCGACcgtacaaataaaaaattatcccaCATTAACAATAAACCGCCAGAGGATCCAACTGGTTCCACATATACCTAGTCCACAGTGTCACCACCCCACAACCGTGCTACATCAAACCTAGTCACTACCTCCCTCTTAGTTTCAATCAAACCTAGCATATTCAacctatactttttcttcaACTCTTTCACCATACTCAATTTCCCCTTCCCTCCTAGACCTGTAACATTCCAACagctataaattatttaaaggaACTTCTACACACCTTGTTCTGTTGTTTGGGTCTGCTCCTCCTagatttttccttttgttttgccATCTTTCTTTTTGTTGCGATAGTTTCATTTTGACTTTGTAAAATTGCCATGATGTCTTCTTCATCACATAAAAAACTGCACCAGACTCCACTGCTAGCTTCTACGTTTCTTTGTTATCTGTTGATTGTCCTTCCTGAGTAAGCCACTTATCAGTGTTTGGTTTTGTCCCTTCAATTTCTGTCTCCGAACCAGCATCCTTCGTACCCCTTTCGTTCACAATGTCATGACCCACACCGTTATCTACCCCTCCAACCTTTCCCAACTTACTCACCCTGCCCCGACGAAACATGTATTGACCTCCATGTTTAGCCCGGTCGCTTGCTTCACCAACGCATCCCTCCACACCCAGTTCAGCATCGAGACCATCCACCATTTTCTGCGCTACCCTACTCTCTCTATCAATGCTGTACTCTACCGAATCTTGGCTACCGTTCGTCGCATCCCAATCGGGCCGACGATCCACCCCTCTTCTCATCGCACAGGGTTGCGAGTTGCCTTCATAACGCACATCTAGGTGGTCTTCATCGATCCCTGAAGGATAGCTTACGCAACTTTTCCAACGTTGCGCGACGCTGCTGAAACCAAGGAGCTTCTGCCCCGACCCAGATGCACGTGTACCCTCTTGACTCGGCCTAGGATCCCGTGCGCGTGTTTGTTGCGGCTGTGCTCCCACCATCAGCCCTTCTAACcaacttttttatataaaaataaaaaatattagagaatcatcaaaatttattatttttagttattagttaatcattaatatataaaatataaaataaaatatattattaaattattaaactaaaataattgaattaataattaaataataataaaaataaataaattttaacagtCCCTAATATttctcattaaaaataatttcacggCTTGTTGACGAATGacaatcaattaaattattgattgaTTTTTTGAATACATACACTTGGTGACTATACACTGTTTTGATATTCCGGTCTTATTACGGAAACAAAAAAAACCcttcatgtttttaaaattgattactcaACCGGTCACATCCTGTCAATGCAACAAATTCGAATTAATTTTGGTGCAAACATTTTTTCTACGCCTGCAATGGCTGCAAATCAGTATGCAAtatgcatgcttttctttttcccaTAGTATTTTTTAACTTGTTAGGGCAATAACTGAGTGTGTGTTATTATGATTGGTGATAGGAAAAGATGTTGAGTTATGACCACTCAATTGGTGATAGTAATACTAGTTTTCTTATCCAGTAGCAGTAGCAGTAGCAGTAGCAGTAAGCGGCGCCTTCACCACCATGGCCATgcttgtttcttcttcttcctcctcttcttcttcttctccccatTCCCTCTCTTTCACCCGTTCTCTTCACAACGCACTTTCCCCATTCTCCATAACATTCACACTCACACGCTCTCACTCTCCCAAACGCGCACCACCATCTTTCAAAGCCACCCTCATCACCAACTCCGATTCCTTCCAAGTAGGTCGCGCCATTGGCAGCTACGGTTTCATGAATGTCACTAGGTCAAccttccctcttctttcttctttcttcttctatcttctgTCTTCTATTTCGCCAAAATTTCACTCTTTCTCGTTCATTCTTCAGCTATTCAGCTTTTCCCTCTGCCCTAGAAGGCAACGATTATTCATACGCTGATTTCGGAGCTGGTCTCAAGACTCAAGATGTTGGAGAAGGCAGTGTTAAAATCAGGTACTTACTTAGTTACTTACATTGATTCAAACAAACGAATCCCCTAAATTCCgattagaaacaaaaaaaatcactgATTATGATACTCATGGCAGCACCATTGCAGGCTCTATGAAGGTAGGGTTTCCCAGGGTCCACTCAGAGGTACCCCTGTTATTTTCAAGGTAATCACTTTTGgcattctttctctttttctccgTTTTGGACTTAGAGTTCTTATTCATTGAGCGCATATGCGATAATGTATGAAGGTTTATCCTGGAAAGCGAGCTGGTGGAATTGAGGCTGATATGATGGCTGCTAATGAGTTGAATGCTCACTCCTTTCTTCAAGTTAGATCATACTATATATGCTTCAATTGATTGCTTGAATCTGAGTTTCCTTTAATCCTATTTGTTTtgtttggtttggtttccatTTTTATCTTACAGAGCAATTCTAAAGGTATTGTTCAGAATCTTGTGTTACTTGTTGGTGGTTTTGAAACTATTACTGGGGAGCAGGTTTGTCCTGTGAAATCATTATCTTATGTTCTTTTCGTTTTCTATACCGAGCATTGTGTTTTCTTTAATCTTCTTGGAGAAATAAATCTACCTGTTCCAGTGGCTTGCTTTTCGCGATGATGGGAAATATAGTGCAGCGGATTATGCAAAATTTGCGAGTGATAGGGTATCAAGAGACCGAGCTTCGGGAGAATTGTCTTCCTGGAATCGCTTTGAGCAAGAACAATCGATCAAGAGAAAGCAAATTTTTGTGATAAAGCTGCTCCAAGGTGCTATGAGAGGTCTAGCTTACATGCATGACAATAACAGATTGCACCAGAGTCTTGGACCATTTTCTGTGATGCTCAAGTAAGCAATGGCAACACTTTTACCTTTGTCATGATTTTTCTTTCGCCATGTATTTCTCCATTGCTCTATCTTCAATGTGTTTGCAACATGGTGGCAGCACCATTTCAGAAAGAGAAGCTCGGTATTTGATTCCAAGACTTCGAGATCTGGCCTTTTCTGTTGATGTCAGGTAAGGTAATTGTTTACCTATCCCCTTTCTTATGAATTAACGTATCCCTGACACATTGATATACTGTTGATACTTCATTTGAATATGCCAAACAAATTgtattttattgttctattaCTTTCTATCCTTACTTCCTTCccttttatcttttttgaaaaaatagttttgtAACTTTCTGTGAACTTCGAATTTCTAATGTGCAATGCAATATATATCCTGCTTATCTGCACGTGGTAGGATGGCACTGTGTTGAATTCGTTTTGCATACATTGCAAGCTGAAATAGATCAAGATATAAATAGTGTTGTATGATTAATCGTTCCAGCTACTCAGAACTAGAAGAGGATCCAAGATCACTTGCAGATGGTCTCTGGAGGCGAGCAACAGCTGCTGGTGCATTCACGCGTATGGAGAAAAGAGCCTTTGCAATAGCTGATGACATGTAAGTTCTCAGAATTCTGTTCATTGAAGAAGTCTATTTCAACATCTTTTCCAGGTTATCTATTTAGTTTATGAGTTCCAATACAGATACGAAGCGGGTCTTCTTTTTGCGTACATGGCTTTTGTTCCATTTTGCGAAGCTGGCGCAATGGATGGCCTTGCCTTGCAAGTAAGCTCTGCTGCCCTTATATGACTTCATCTTTGGCAGCccataattctttttctgtggaaGTGTTCCTTATCATAAGATTAGATATTCACCGGTGTTTTTTCTTGACCACAAAATTCAGAGACTTTTAGAGAACACTTTCCAACTTGATCTTGAAGCAACACGAGAGTAAgatttcttctattttatattcttgCTAAACCAATATTGTTTCCTCTGTTTGTGGCATAAGCAAAAAAATTTAGTGAGCTTGAGTTGCTGATAAGAACAAAAGCTGAAATAGAAATACTTGGAACAGCAACTCATCATTTATTGATATTTGATAGTTGATGCATTGTTTTCATCCCGTTCAACTAAGTTCCTATACATAGCAAATATACTTCACACGGCACACAATAGTAGATCCTTGCTTAATTTTGTCtcatcttgttttcttcttccacCGGCAGGTATTGTATGGAAGATGACCGATTAGCGAAGGCTGTCGAGTTCCTCGATCTTGGAGATGGTGCTGGTTGGGAGTTACTTCAggtattaatttatatgttagAGTAAAAGCAATATTTCGGTCCTTGTAAAATTTTACTTATACCTTTGATTATTAGTATATTCTTCCAATCCCTCGGaaaaatccttattttcttcattcTCTTGGCTGAAAATGCTCCTTCCATGATAAAGAAATTCTTGAATGTATTATTGTAGTGAAGTTATGTAATTAAGCAAAGAAGTCGAGTAAAGTACCAATCCGGTCCCTGTCCATTTTCCAAAATGATAAGACGACCCTTAACCAAAAACACGTTCCATTATGGTCCCTGACCCTGTACTCTGTCTGCCAACCCGGTCCTTTGGTAAGTTTCATGGCGAAAACTCGACGGAAATTGCTGACGTGTTAGGTTAAAAAATGGACAGGGACCTAGTtgtctctaaatttaaattggttagGGGTTTATTTgtccatattattttttaaacaatattttttattttttttattcattatattaatattctttttttaataaataagtacaaactaattaataaattattcaaatttaaaaatatcctaATAAATACATTATTTGATATATAGTAAACTTTTTTTGACTaataacatttaattttttatctctttaaactaaattaataattctatGTGATATCTTTGCAATAAAATACACTATGAGTAGGCTACTAAtactaaatgaaataaaacataatagaattattaatttagttaagagataaaaaattaaatttgttactaGTCAAAAAAAGTTTACTATATATCAAATAATGTGTTCATTAGTTATAATACTAATAGTATATCAtagggttattattattaatgtattaactgaattttaatgtttattatttatatatttaaaaattatatttgaaaattatttatttggtttcataataaatgatatttttaaatttgaataatttattaattagtttgtacttctttattaaaaaaagaatatcaatataatgaataaaatataatttaaaatattgtttaaaaaataataaggaCAAATAAACCCctaaccaatttaaatttagagacaATTAGGTTCCTATCCATTTTTTAACCTAACACGTAAGCAATTTCCGTCGAATTTTCGCTGTGAAATTGATAGAAGGACCGGGTTGGCAGACGGAGTACAGGGTTAGGGACCGTAATGGAACGTATTTTTGGTTAAGGGTCGTCTTGTCATTTTGAGAAATGGACAGGGACCGGATTAGTACTTTACTCTAAAGAAGTCATATTGTCTTTTCTGCTAGCACCATTTTTTCAACAGAAGTAGGTTTTGTTGTTATTCCAAACGTTGACTATTCTAATTCCGGAATATTGTTATCATGATTTTTCAGGCAATGCTTAATGCTGATTTTCGAAAGAGACCAATTGCGCAGGCCGTTCTCAATCATAGGTTTATGACTGGGGATGTTCTTTGAGTTTCATGGCATCTCTCgcaattatatatgttaaatttgtcCGCAAATATTCCATGTTTGCTTGAAAGAAATGTCTTGAATATATGCATTGCTTTCAACAAGTAGCAGTGCTTGTGTAAATAGTATAATactctaataatatataatattcataataTTTAAGAATATATAGAAATAGCAATGAAAACTTGGCACCCTACTGTATTATTTGTTTTGTCTCATGAGTCACGACCATGTTtaattctctcttttcttctatttatttattatttttagtttttgttattattttggtGGGTGGCTTCTTAACATATTTGTATAATTCATACTACTAGCCAAAAAACATTAATTGCAGAGTGCCAAGTATTAGCTTAGAAGGATAGTTAGGACCTTCCAATGGGTTGCGTTGTTGAATTTTTGTTAAGATTCTAAGACATTTTAGGTTGTCTTAGATAGattcttttccaaggttccaaAATTTCCATTTGCCTTGTGAGAATTCCTAACCAATTTGTGAATGAATCCATTAAGGGTTATTGGGAATATAATATATTCTAGACGACCTATGCAGATATAGTggggtttatttttttatttattttttaatggacTCAGTAtattatctatctatctatcatGAAGCTTAATCTGGTTAGACATAAATAATCTGTATTATTTGGCCATTTGGGTGtacatagaaaaatataatacatGATTATGCAATATGACTATGTTAATTTATAATCTCCAATATATAATCAAAATACACACAAACAACATAATAGAGAAAGGTCAGGTCTGCAAGATTCTTTTCGTTGTTGGGAAgcatataatatattaatcCATATATAAATATCATTGTCTAATATGCATGCAGTAATTAATCATAACAATGGCAACAAGCACAAAGGTGCACAATGAACCACCGCCAGGAATACGTCTCAGGCCCCTACTACTTTCTGACCTTGCGACTCTGCTGGATATTCATGACAAAATATTCCCCCACGGGTGAGACCATGGTTATAAATATTACTTACATATAAAAAATCAGTTACTATATATACGTTGGTTAatctatttttaatacttttaatttgtattttatatacCCAACAACTTggatattttttgaaaagatatataATTATCATGACAATGATCACAGTAGTGTAGttggaaattaattaattttcaggaATGAAGACCCTTCATTATTTTACGAACAAATGTTATCAAATGAAGATTCTGATGACAAGATGATGACATTGGGAGCTGTTGACAGTAGTAGGCCAGATGATAAAAGTGATGAAATCATTGGATACGTAGTCACAACTAAAATTGTTAATGCAAGCGACAGTGAGGTTCATATATAATCGATCCCACTTAGTTAATTCCTTTAAATATAATTGTGGcatcaaatatcaaattcttgatATATCTCTTTTCCATTGTATTCTGATATTAAGTTGTCAGTAAAAACACATGAataattccatatctaacccTTATGatcgttattattattattgtagatAGCGGATAATATAGTTGCAGCAGGTGAGTCATCAGATAAATTAGACAATAAGAGTTTGGTGTATGTTATGTGGCTGGGAGTATTGGAAGCATATAGGAATCGAGGAATAGGTAGGAGTagtttatttttagaataattctgaaatttgtcaaaaattttaaaaatatttttaagttttattttgttttaattttgtcttaaaatttttttatctgcaTCTAATATACTCTTGATATCTAAATTTAAGatcaatctaacaataatacataaaaGTAATACTTGATTTATTTGTATTGAgagttgttcttatgaaattattgttgatttggtattaaattttttgaaaaattagttgcCAAGAGTATATTTAAtgcaaattaaaaacttttagaataaaattaaaataaaataaaacttatgagtatttttaaaatttttgtcaaacctcgaaaataaatattataatgtatccttatttttattatattatattgatatttttcattttagctAGTTAGTTGCTGTTATTATTGgtgaattatttatatatacaattATGTCACGTGTACCCacaaaattaactactaaattaACCAACGCATTATTTATATGGTGCAGGAACTTATTTGATGAGGGAGGTTATAAAGTATGCTTCGAGGATTCCAACATGCGTGGGCATTTACCTGCACGCGGTTGCTGAGAATAAGGCAGCAATTAAGTTgtacaagaaattgaagttcAAGTGTGTTAGAAGGTTAAGGAACTATTATCCAATCAATGGCAAGCTTTATGATGGATTATTATTCGTCCACTGTCTTAATGGTGCACGCTGTTATCGCTCACCAAAGTATATATTCGTTAACATATTTATGTACGATGCAcatgtgaatatatatattaattatattactaCTAACTCAGAAatacaattaatttttatatatatatttttttttcagagatGTTGTGACATTAATGTTGGGGCACGTGAGAAGTGGGTTGAAGTCAGTGGGTACTAGGCTGCGCAAGATTAAACAAGAAAGGCAGCACCGTTCATGaacatatttaaatttgttctttttcttcttttatttatttatttattatttactgtATATTTCAATAGAAAAATTTCATCTTACAAATGATTTGGTAGTGCAGAATAAATTgtgcatatataatataatgttTGAGTAAATCACAATCCCTCTCTCCCCCTTTATTTTTCCCCTTAACTTGTGTCACAAGCtgatttcttaaaaaatacGATTATAGGATTATattgtttaaataaataaagaagagtaaatagtgaaagaaaaaacaatagGGGAGATTCGTTGCGTTGCGTTGCTGGGGATAGATTATAGATCCAATTACAAGTCTTTTGGCCAAAAAGCATCACCATCTCATCTTCTCTTTCAAGTTATCTATCTAATTCATTTCTGTTCTGACTTTTTTCTTTCAGTTTCTATGAGTAGTTTAATTTAAACTCAGAAATTGATATTCAGGAATGATCAATTTGAAGATGACATGCTGAAGCTGTTGTTGTTTGATTGGTAGTAATAGTAACTTAGCTAGTATTATTCCACAATTTCTAAGCTCAATGGAAAATAAAGAAGTATTTAGTAAGAGAGAAATAAAGTACAGGTCAATACAACCTTCTGATGAACACACTTTACAGCGTATCCATGACCAACTTTTTCCCATCAGGTTAGTTCTCTCATTGACTTATGCTTTTAGCtcttcaaaatataattatgtcTTCAGTAATAATGTTCACAATTCTCAGGTATGAATCTAAATTTTACCAAGATGTGGCTAACGGGCGAGGCACCGAGTCGTGGGGAGCCGTCGACGTGAGTCGCAGTGATGGTCAGAGTGATGAACTAATTGGATTTGTGACGACTCGGATTGTTCCTGCAGCAGAAGTTGAGGTTAATTATGTTAATTACTTGAAGCATGTTATGAAAAAGGTATTTAGTTAGTACATTGTTGCGAGGAACTTGTGCTGGAAATACACTTACAATTTGATATCTTCTTAGGATTTTAAGTCCATGTATTTCTTAAGCCAATCTTATTATTGTTAATGATATAATCATTTAGGTGTTTTCTTCGGCTTAAACGTTTAGGAGAAGTGATTTTATGACATAATATTAGAGTTTCTGTCACAAAAATGTCTAGAATTTTAacatgaaagaaaaacaaattatgaaaattttacgtaaataaaaaaatcttattagaaatataactatttatatgCTTCTTCTTGTCTACTTAAACTTTTGAGAAAAGTAATTTCATAACAATTATGCTTCTCAATATCCATACTATGAGGCTTGATTAGGGTAGGCCAAAATATGTAACAGAATTTTGTGCTGATAATTGTGGTTTGTTTTGTCCATGAATATTGACATAGATAGTGAGTATCCATGGAAATGACTTAGCCAAATCAGATGAAACTTTAGTCCATGTTTTAACGCTAGGAGTGGTGAAGGAGTATAGACATCATGGAATAGGTAGTA
The Arachis duranensis cultivar V14167 chromosome 5, aradu.V14167.gnm2.J7QH, whole genome shotgun sequence genome window above contains:
- the LOC107488472 gene encoding uncharacterized protein LOC107488472 produces the protein MAMLVSSSSSSSSSSPHSLSFTRSLHNALSPFSITFTLTRSHSPKRAPPSFKATLITNSDSFQVGRAIGSYGFMNVTSYSAFPSALEGNDYSYADFGAGLKTQDVGEGSVKIRLYEGRVSQGPLRGTPVIFKVYPGKRAGGIEADMMAANELNAHSFLQSNSKGIVQNLVLLVGGFETITGEQWLAFRDDGKYSAADYAKFASDRVSRDRASGELSSWNRFEQEQSIKRKQIFVIKLLQGAMRGLAYMHDNNRLHQSLGPFSVMLNTISEREARYLIPRLRDLAFSVDVSYSELEEDPRSLADGLWRRATAAGAFTRMEKRAFAIADDIYEAGLLFAYMAFVPFCEAGAMDGLALQRLLENTFQLDLEATREYCMEDDRLAKAVEFLDLGDGAGWELLQAMLNADFRKRPIAQAVLNHRFMTGDVL
- the LOC127739593 gene encoding histone acetyltransferase MCC1-like; this encodes MATSTKVHNEPPPGIRLRPLLLSDLATLLDIHDKIFPHGNEDPSLFYEQMLSNEDSDDKMMTLGAVDSSRPDDKSDEIIGYVVTTKIVNASDSEIADNIVAAGESSDKLDNKSLVYVMWLGVLEAYRNRGIGTYLMREVIKYASRIPTCVGIYLHAVAENKAAIKLYKKLKFKCVRRLRNYYPINGKLYDGLLFVHCLNGARCYRSPKDVVTLMLGHVRSGLKSVGTRLRKIKQERQHRS
- the LOC107488440 gene encoding histone acetyltransferase MCC1-like, with protein sequence MENKEVFSKREIKYRSIQPSDEHTLQRIHDQLFPIRYESKFYQDVANGRGTESWGAVDVSRSDGQSDELIGFVTTRIVPAAEVEVNYVNYLKHVMKKIVSIHGNDLAKSDETLVHVLTLGVVKEYRHHGIASDLLKKVIENASMIQSCRAVYLHSSSENEAAVNLYKKMSFKLVRKLSKYYSFDGRHSDAYLFVYPLNGGRFHRWPFEVLISMLSCVRSGLESWGTKMKTDTSQSKKSGTQQNRGKLACH